A single window of Nicotiana sylvestris chromosome 3, ASM39365v2, whole genome shotgun sequence DNA harbors:
- the LOC138888706 gene encoding uncharacterized protein, with translation MAAPPNFEEGQSTYRPPRLNGQYYDWWKTRMHDFIMAEDSKLWDIICDGPHVPMKKLEETGTMVPKDKKEYSDIDRKAVEKNYRAKKILVCGIGPDEYNRVSACNTAKYIWEALQTAQEGTIQVKQSKINMLTAEYELFRMKDDKSIQDMHTRFTSIINELHSLGDESKVNAITEAKDLQTLTMDELIVNLKTYEMKRKKDSERREPKKKKNLMVRTNDGIPKRGSSSKARNNDLCHKCGNRKSVADNIVKHALAAWGDSSSELEREPDAESSSMMVVETEATKYDSLFVLMAQSDDDEEDEDDEVNFRDVQRNMKSYSSEKLRSLANVLIDAYYRLDNDKETLTI, from the exons atggctgctccacccaactttgaggaaggacaatcaacctacagacctcctagATTGAATGGTCAGTACTATGACTGGTGGAAGACTCgcatgcatgattttataatggcCGAAGATTCAAAACTGtgggacatcatttgtgatggtccacatgttcctatgaagAAGCTTGAAGAAACTGGAACAATGGTGCCAAAAGACAAAAAGGAGTACAGTGATATTGACAGAAAAgctgtagaaaagaactatcgcgCTAAGAAAATCTTGGTATGTGGTATAGGACCCGATGAGTACAATAGAGTCTCAGCTTGCAATACTGCCAAATATATATGGGAAGCGTTGCAAACCGCACAGGAAGGAACTATTCAGGTTAAACAATCCAAGATTAACATGCTCACCGCAGagtatgagctcttcaggatgaaggatgataAGTCTATACAGGATATGCATACCAGATTCacatccatcataaatgagcttcattcacttggggat gaaagtaaggtaaatgccatcactgaagctaaagatctacaaactctaaccatggatgagcTGATTGTCAATCTAaagacatacgagatgaaaagaaagaaagatagtgaaagaagagagccaaaaaagaaaaagaacctg atggttcgaacGAATGATGGTATACCAAAGAGGGGCAGTTCAAGTAAAGCAAGGAACAATGATCTCTGTCACAAGTGTGGAAa TCGAAAAAGTGTAGCTGACAATATTGTGAAACATgctcttgctgcttggggagactcctctagtGAATTAGAAAGGGAACCAGATGCAGAAAGCAGTTCTATGATGGtagtggaaactgaagcaacgaAGTATGATTCACTGTTCGTGCTGATGGCTcagtctgatgatgatgaagaagatgaagacgatgaggtaaattttagggatgttcagagaaatatgaaatcctactcttctgagaagttaaggtcattagcaaatgttctaattgatgCTTATTATAGACTTGACAATGATAAGGAGACCCTGACCATATAA
- the LOC104216306 gene encoding protein Dr1 homolog, producing MDPMDIVGKTKEDASLPKATMTKIIKEMLPPDVRVARDAQDLLIECCVEFINLISSESNEVCNREDKRTIAPEHVLKALEVLGFGEYIEEVYAAYEQHKLETVDTVRAGKCSNVAEMTEEEALAAQQRMFAEARARMNRVVAAPPKQQDSEAEQKLDSQL from the exons ATGGATCCAATGGATATCGTTGGTAAAACAAAGGAGGATGCTTCGCTTCCCAAAG CAACTATGACAAAGATTATTAAAGAGATGTTGCCTCCTGATGTCCGGGTTGCCCGAGATGCTCAGGATCTTTTGATTGAATGTTGTGTAG AGTTCATCAATCTTATCTCATCAGAATCAAATGAAGTTTGTAATAGAGAAGATAAACGAACAATTGCACCAGAGCATGTACTCAAGGCTTTAGAG GTTCTTGGCTTTGGGGAATATATTGAAGAAGTTTATGCTGcatatgaacaacacaaactgGAGACTGTG GACACTGTGAGAGCTGGGAAGTGTAGCAATGTAGCTGAAATGACTGAAGAAGAAGCGTTGGCTGCGCAACAGAGGATGTTTGCTGAAGCACGTGCGAGGATGAATAGAGTTGTTGCAGCTCCGCCCAAACAACAAGACTCAGAAGCAGAGCAAAAATTGGATAGCCAACTTTAG
- the LOC104216305 gene encoding protein MIZU-KUSSEI 1, which produces MKTIMAKSFQDLSSKRQFHWTAKVSNEEEQDEIAHKDPSSKPSSDINRNEQGKTENIKSSTLNAIHENKTEENQLKQESASASATRRKLQTIAVARLKSVLTSLGRNRGNLQQGLGTRVVGTLFGHKRGHVHFAFQKDSTSQPAFLVELATPISGLVQEMASGLVRIALECDKEEEKKATRLTDEPIWRTYCNGKKCGFANRRECGPKELQILKAVEPISMGAGVLPGNGGEESADSGEIMYMRAKFERVIGSRDSEAFYMMNPDSNGAPELSVYLLRV; this is translated from the coding sequence aTGAAGACAATCATGGCTAAGAGTTTCCAAGACTTGTCTTCTAAGAGGCAGTTCCACTGGACAGCTAAAGTCAGCAATGAAGAAGAACAAGATGAAATAGCACATAAAGATCCATCCTCAAAGCCCTCCTCAGACATCAACAGAAATGAACAAGGGAAAACAGAGAATATAAAGTCTTCTACTTTGAACGCTATACATGAAAACAAGACAGAGGAAAACCAGTTAAAACAAGAATCAGCTTCAGCTTCAGCAACAAGGAGGAAGCTGCAAACTATAGCAGTGGCCAGGCTAAAATCTGTTCTAACTTCACTCGGACGAAACAGAGGAAACTTACAACAAGGTCTTGGAACCAGAGTTGTAGGTACCCTATTTGGTCACAAGCGTGGACATGTACATTTTGCATTTCAGAAAGATTCCACTTCACAACCAGCTTTCTTAGTTGAGTTAGCCACTCCTATAAGTGGATTAGTCCAAGAAATGGCGTCCGGGTTAGTTCGAATTGCATTGGAATGTGACAAAGAGGAAGAGAAGAAAGCAACTAGACTCACAGATGAGCCTATATGGAGAACTTACTGCAATGGAAAAAAATGTGGTTTTGCCAACAGAAGGGAATGTGGGCCAAAAGAATTACAGATTCTAAAAGCAGTTGAGCCAATATCAATGGGAGCTGGTGTTTTGCCAGGGAATGGAGGAGAAGAGAGTGCTGATTCTGGGGAGATTATGTATATGAGGGCTAAGTTTGAGAGAGTTATTGGGTCTAGAGATTCCGAGGCATTTTACATGATGAATCCTGATAGTAATGGAGCTCCTGAACTTAGTGTCTATTTGCTCAGAGTTTAA
- the LOC104216304 gene encoding kinesin-like protein KIN-8A isoform X2, translated as MPVSTRSQITDSQVKNDLRIRPRTDQEDSQMSRNMRNPHHGLKEKMKALTLLYEQQKQAAAATKNQYFKPEEPRFSTHPSVDLLSSGRNVEKEQKNSNPIISHVMRENSMHNTSTVTRTYVAPRQPSVVEDSKENVAVAAGGDRIVGFSYPKRGNASTTVARKLSMGSSAMPPHTEPKVTSRNTKDNVHELNTISEKVSSRGGSGDDSGGSRILVFVRLRPISRKEREAGAGCCVKIVDGRDVYLTEFATDLNDYLRLKRLRGRHFTFDASFPDTATQHDVYSTTTAELVEAVLQGRNGSVFCYGATGAGKTYTMLGTVENPGVMVLAIKDLFSKIRQRSFDGNHVVHLSYLEVYNETVRDLLSPGRPLVLREDKQGIVAAGLTQYRAYSTDEVMALLQQGNRNRTTEPTRVNETSSRSHAILQVAVEYRVKDSSNNIVNRVGKLSLIDLAGSERALATDQRTLRSLEGANINKSLLALSSCINALVEGKKHIPYRNSKLTQLLKDSLGGACNTVMIANISPSSHSFSETQNTLHWADRAKEIRTKAYDAHEEIQVPDSGTDQAKLLLELQKENRELRMRLARQQQKLITIQKENLAENCSPSPSTVSSILSPAPSSAQLNERRKARPSFFGGNCFTPESKRRGPDESVRDLKKAVKGLEAEIERLKKDHALEIKQKDDTIRELSRKSAKPAGGAQVGVKRIVTRASLRPKEARDVDLKSPSHRFHSPAPTAKKRSFWDITTANSPSVVTLNGRKTRSHVNTEQAAAPSMLLQPGFARQNVKH; from the exons ATGCCAGTTTCCACAAGATCTCAGATTACTGACTCTCAGGTAAAAAATGATCTAAGAATTAGACCAAGAACAGATCAAGAAGATTCCCAAATGTCTAGAAATATGAGAAATCCACACCACGGGTTGAAAGAGAAGATGAAAGCACTTACTCTTTTATATGAACAGCAAAAACAAGCCGCTGCTGCTACCAAGAATCAATATTTCAAGCCTGAAGAGCCAAGATTTTCGACTCATCCTAGTGTAGACCTACTCAGCTCCGGTAGAAATGTTGAGAAAGAGCAAAAAAATTCAAACCCCATTATTAGTCATGTGATGAGGGAGAACTCTATGCATAATACTTCAACTGTGACCAGAACTTACGTGGCGCCACGGCAGCCTTCAGTGGTGGAGGATTCGAAGGAGAATGTCGCGGTGGCGGCTGGAGGTGATAGAATAGTAGGGTTTTCTTACCCCAAAAGGGGGAATGCGTCTACTACTGTGGCAAGAAAGCTTTCAATGGGAAGTTCAGCTATGCCACCGCATACAGAGCCTAAAGTAACTAGTAGGAATACTAAAGACAATGTACATGAATTGAATACTATTTCGGAGAAAGTCAGCAGCAGGGGGGGTAGTGGTGATGATAGTGGTGGTAGTAGAATTCTTGTATTTGTAAGGCTAAGGCCAATTTCAAGAAAGGAGAGAGAAGCTGGAGCAGGCTGTTGTGTGAAAATTGTGGATGGAAGAGATGTTTATCTCACCGAGTTTGCCACTGATTTGAATGATTACCTTAGGCTAAAGAGGCTCAGGGGTCGCCATTTCACTTTTGATGCTTCCTTTCCTGATACCGCTACTCAGCATGATGTTTATTCCACTAC AACAGCAGAGCTTGTGGAAGCAGTTTTGCAGGGAAGAAATGGTTCGGTGTTTTGCTATGGTGCCACAGGTGCTGGAAAGACATATACAATGCTCGGTACCGTTGAGAACCCAGGGGTAATGGTATTAGCAATAAAGGATCTCTTTAGCAAGATAAGGCAAAGGAGCTTTGATGGGAATCATGTGGTTCATCTTTCCTATCTAGAGGTCTACAATGAAACTGTGAGAGATTTGCTGTCCCCGGGTAGGCCTCTGGTCTTAAGAGAAGATAAACAG GGAATAGTGGCAGCAGGGCTTACTCAGTATAGAGCATACTCCACAGATGAA GTAATGGCATTGCTCCAACAAGGAAACAGAAACAGAACCACAGAGCCCACCCGGGTCAATGAGACGTCCTCACGCTCTCATGCTATTCTTCAG GTTGCAGTTGAATACCGTGTCAAAGATAGTTCAAATAACATTGTAAACCGAGTTGGAAAGCTGTCACTTATTGACCTTGCTGGTTCAGAAAGAGCTCTAGCTACTGATCAGAGAACCCTGAGATCACTTGAAGGTGCTAATATAAATAAGTCACTTCTCGCATTGAGCAGCTGCATCAATGCCCTTGTTGAGGGGAAAAAGCACATTCCTTATCGGAATTCTAAGCTCACTCAACTACTCAAGGACTCACTGGGTGGTGCTTGTAACACTGTGATGATTGCCAATATTAGCCCAAGTAGTCATTCATTTAGTGAAACCCAAAATACACTGCACTGGGCTGACAGAGCGAAAGAGATCCGAACAAAG GCTTATGATGCGCATGAGGAAATACAAGTGCCTGATTCTGGAACAGATCAGGCCAAGCTATTGCTTGAGCTGCAAAAAGAGAATCGCGAATTGAGAATGCGTTTGGCTCGTCAGCAGCAAAAACTGATTACAATCCAGAAGGAAAATTTGGCTGAAAACTGTTCCCCTAGCCCATCTACAGTTTCCTCTATCTTATCACCAGCACCGTCTTCTGCTCAGCTAAATGAAAGACGAAAAGCAAGACCCTCTTTctttggtggaaattgttttacCCCCGAATCCAAGAGAAGAGGTCCAGATGAGTCCGTTAGAGATCTTAAAAAGGCAGTTAAGGGATTGGAGGCAGAAATTGAGAGACTGAAAAAGGATCACGCATTGGAGATAAAGCAGAAAGACGATACAATCCGTGAGCTGTCACGAAAGAGTGCAAAACCAGCAGGAGGGGCACAAGTTGGTGTAAAAAGGATCGTTACAAGGGCAAGCTTGCGGCCTAAGGAAGCACGTGATGTTGATTTGAAGAGTCCAAGTCATCGTTTTCACTCTCCAGCTCCCACAGCTAAAAAACGCAGCTTCTGGGATATAACAACAGCTAACAGCCCATCAGTTGTCACTTTAAATGGAAGAAAGACCAGAAGCCATGTTAACACCGAACAGGCAGCTGCTCCATCCATGCTTCTCCAG CCAGGGTTTGCTCGCCAGAATGTAAAGCACTAA
- the LOC104216304 gene encoding kinesin-like protein KIN-8A isoform X1, which translates to MPVSTRSQITDSQVKNDLRIRPRTDQEDSQMSRNMRNPHHGLKEKMKALTLLYEQQKQAAAATKNQYFKPEEPRFSTHPSVDLLSSGRNVEKEQKNSNPIISHVMRENSMHNTSTVTRTYVAPRQPSVVEDSKENVAVAAGGDRIVGFSYPKRGNASTTVARKLSMGSSAMPPHTEPKVTSRNTKDNVHELNTISEKVSSRGGSGDDSGGSRILVFVRLRPISRKEREAGAGCCVKIVDGRDVYLTEFATDLNDYLRLKRLRGRHFTFDASFPDTATQHDVYSTTTAELVEAVLQGRNGSVFCYGATGAGKTYTMLGTVENPGVMVLAIKDLFSKIRQRSFDGNHVVHLSYLEVYNETVRDLLSPGRPLVLREDKQGIVAAGLTQYRAYSTDEVMALLQQGNRNRTTEPTRVNETSSRSHAILQVAVEYRVKDSSNNIVNRVGKLSLIDLAGSERALATDQRTLRSLEGANINKSLLALSSCINALVEGKKHIPYRNSKLTQLLKDSLGGACNTVMIANISPSSHSFSETQNTLHWADRAKEIRTKAYDAHEEIQVPDSGTDQAKLLLELQKENRELRMRLARQQQKLITIQKENLAENCSPSPSTVSSILSPAPSSAQLNERRKARPSFFGGNCFTPESKRRGPDESVRDLKKAVKGLEAEIERLKKDHALEIKQKDDTIRELSRKSAKPAGGAQVGVKRIVTRASLRPKEARDVDLKSPSHRFHSPAPTAKKRSFWDITTANSPSVVTLNGRKTRSHVNTEQAAAPSMLLQLAYPCFWFVFMFGPHVFNCTTQPGFARQNVKH; encoded by the exons ATGCCAGTTTCCACAAGATCTCAGATTACTGACTCTCAGGTAAAAAATGATCTAAGAATTAGACCAAGAACAGATCAAGAAGATTCCCAAATGTCTAGAAATATGAGAAATCCACACCACGGGTTGAAAGAGAAGATGAAAGCACTTACTCTTTTATATGAACAGCAAAAACAAGCCGCTGCTGCTACCAAGAATCAATATTTCAAGCCTGAAGAGCCAAGATTTTCGACTCATCCTAGTGTAGACCTACTCAGCTCCGGTAGAAATGTTGAGAAAGAGCAAAAAAATTCAAACCCCATTATTAGTCATGTGATGAGGGAGAACTCTATGCATAATACTTCAACTGTGACCAGAACTTACGTGGCGCCACGGCAGCCTTCAGTGGTGGAGGATTCGAAGGAGAATGTCGCGGTGGCGGCTGGAGGTGATAGAATAGTAGGGTTTTCTTACCCCAAAAGGGGGAATGCGTCTACTACTGTGGCAAGAAAGCTTTCAATGGGAAGTTCAGCTATGCCACCGCATACAGAGCCTAAAGTAACTAGTAGGAATACTAAAGACAATGTACATGAATTGAATACTATTTCGGAGAAAGTCAGCAGCAGGGGGGGTAGTGGTGATGATAGTGGTGGTAGTAGAATTCTTGTATTTGTAAGGCTAAGGCCAATTTCAAGAAAGGAGAGAGAAGCTGGAGCAGGCTGTTGTGTGAAAATTGTGGATGGAAGAGATGTTTATCTCACCGAGTTTGCCACTGATTTGAATGATTACCTTAGGCTAAAGAGGCTCAGGGGTCGCCATTTCACTTTTGATGCTTCCTTTCCTGATACCGCTACTCAGCATGATGTTTATTCCACTAC AACAGCAGAGCTTGTGGAAGCAGTTTTGCAGGGAAGAAATGGTTCGGTGTTTTGCTATGGTGCCACAGGTGCTGGAAAGACATATACAATGCTCGGTACCGTTGAGAACCCAGGGGTAATGGTATTAGCAATAAAGGATCTCTTTAGCAAGATAAGGCAAAGGAGCTTTGATGGGAATCATGTGGTTCATCTTTCCTATCTAGAGGTCTACAATGAAACTGTGAGAGATTTGCTGTCCCCGGGTAGGCCTCTGGTCTTAAGAGAAGATAAACAG GGAATAGTGGCAGCAGGGCTTACTCAGTATAGAGCATACTCCACAGATGAA GTAATGGCATTGCTCCAACAAGGAAACAGAAACAGAACCACAGAGCCCACCCGGGTCAATGAGACGTCCTCACGCTCTCATGCTATTCTTCAG GTTGCAGTTGAATACCGTGTCAAAGATAGTTCAAATAACATTGTAAACCGAGTTGGAAAGCTGTCACTTATTGACCTTGCTGGTTCAGAAAGAGCTCTAGCTACTGATCAGAGAACCCTGAGATCACTTGAAGGTGCTAATATAAATAAGTCACTTCTCGCATTGAGCAGCTGCATCAATGCCCTTGTTGAGGGGAAAAAGCACATTCCTTATCGGAATTCTAAGCTCACTCAACTACTCAAGGACTCACTGGGTGGTGCTTGTAACACTGTGATGATTGCCAATATTAGCCCAAGTAGTCATTCATTTAGTGAAACCCAAAATACACTGCACTGGGCTGACAGAGCGAAAGAGATCCGAACAAAG GCTTATGATGCGCATGAGGAAATACAAGTGCCTGATTCTGGAACAGATCAGGCCAAGCTATTGCTTGAGCTGCAAAAAGAGAATCGCGAATTGAGAATGCGTTTGGCTCGTCAGCAGCAAAAACTGATTACAATCCAGAAGGAAAATTTGGCTGAAAACTGTTCCCCTAGCCCATCTACAGTTTCCTCTATCTTATCACCAGCACCGTCTTCTGCTCAGCTAAATGAAAGACGAAAAGCAAGACCCTCTTTctttggtggaaattgttttacCCCCGAATCCAAGAGAAGAGGTCCAGATGAGTCCGTTAGAGATCTTAAAAAGGCAGTTAAGGGATTGGAGGCAGAAATTGAGAGACTGAAAAAGGATCACGCATTGGAGATAAAGCAGAAAGACGATACAATCCGTGAGCTGTCACGAAAGAGTGCAAAACCAGCAGGAGGGGCACAAGTTGGTGTAAAAAGGATCGTTACAAGGGCAAGCTTGCGGCCTAAGGAAGCACGTGATGTTGATTTGAAGAGTCCAAGTCATCGTTTTCACTCTCCAGCTCCCACAGCTAAAAAACGCAGCTTCTGGGATATAACAACAGCTAACAGCCCATCAGTTGTCACTTTAAATGGAAGAAAGACCAGAAGCCATGTTAACACCGAACAGGCAGCTGCTCCATCCATGCTTCTCCAG CTTGCATATCCATGTTTCTGGTTTGTGTTCATGTTTGGGCCACATGTCTTCAATTGCACCACTCAGCCAGGGTTTGCTCGCCAGAATGTAAAGCACTAA